TAGGCCCGCTCCGACTCCAACCGGCAGAGTTTGCCAAGTTTGCCACTGCACTGGCATTGGCAAAATTCATGAGTAAATACAATTACAATATAAAGAACTGGAAGCACTTCGTCCAGACCATTGCCATCATCCTCACCCCTATGCTCTTCATCGTGATGCAGCGCGAAACAGGTTCGGCACTGGTCTATCTAAGTTTCTTCCTCATGCTTTACCGTGAAGGCATGACGGGAAGTATCCTATTCACCGGAGTAGCGATGGTCATCTATTTTGTGGTAGGTCTGCGATTTGATGAAGTAATGTTGTTTGAGACGCCTACCTCTGTAGGTTCGTTCATTGTATTACTGCTCATACAGATTTTCTCAATATCCATGGTATGGATTTTCTGCCATCAGGAAGAAAAGGCGCTGAACCTGTTAGGCTATAGCATGGGACTGACATTTCTTTGTCTACTTCTTTCTGTCTATGTAATCCCGTTCAACATGTTCTGGATACAGACAGGCATCACAGTAGTGCTGGCAGTTTACCTACTATGGGAAGCATTCAACTCACGTATCCAGAACTACACATGGATAGCCTTGTTTGCACTGGGTTCGGTTCTGTTCTATAACATGACCGACTATGCCATGGACAATATTCTGGAAGCCCATCAGCGCACCCGTATCAACGTTCTTTTAGGACTGGAAGAAGACTTAAGAGGAGCTGGATATAACGTGCACCAAAGTGAAATAGCGATTGGCTCTGGCGGACTGGAAGGCAAAGGATTTCTGAACGGCACACAGACGAAACTGAAATATGTTCCCGAACAAGATACAGACTTCATTTTCTGTACCGTAGGCGAAGAAGAGGGATTTCTGGGGGCTGCATCGGTATTGCTACTTTTCCTCGCATTGATATTAAGGCTCATTCATTTGGCTGAACGACAGATAGGAACGTTC
The sequence above is a segment of the Prevotella sp. E9-3 genome. Coding sequences within it:
- the rodA gene encoding rod shape-determining protein RodA yields the protein MARTVGSSNKERGVLRSLDWWTIFIYVALLVFGWLSVCGASYTYGDTDLFSLSTRSGMQIVWIGTSLMLALTLLLLDDSYYDTFAYVIFAILLLLLFATIFNPHSIKGSRSWLVLGPLRLQPAEFAKFATALALAKFMSKYNYNIKNWKHFVQTIAIILTPMLFIVMQRETGSALVYLSFFLMLYREGMTGSILFTGVAMVIYFVVGLRFDEVMLFETPTSVGSFIVLLLIQIFSISMVWIFCHQEEKALNLLGYSMGLTFLCLLLSVYVIPFNMFWIQTGITVVLAVYLLWEAFNSRIQNYTWIALFALGSVLFYNMTDYAMDNILEAHQRTRINVLLGLEEDLRGAGYNVHQSEIAIGSGGLEGKGFLNGTQTKLKYVPEQDTDFIFCTVGEEEGFLGAASVLLLFLALILRLIHLAERQIGTFGRVYGYCVLSIFLFHVFINVGMVLGLTPVIGIPLPFFSYGGSSLWGFTFLLFIFLRIDAGRNMNRF